Proteins from a single region of Desulfovibrio sp.:
- the ispD gene encoding 2-C-methyl-D-erythritol 4-phosphate cytidylyltransferase, whose protein sequence is MKPWAILLAAGQGSRLAAAADGRAKQFLHWRGAPLYWHSARAMSRSAVVAGIVFVFPQNGHAEHEESLRELHAAEDLGIPWLTAVGGEMRQDSVRNALCVLPADARHVLIHDAARPFLTPALVRSVCEALQRGACGVIPAVPVTDTIKTVTDGLVTGTLPRQALMAVQTPQGFSSDLLRQAHAHARETGLNVTDDASLLEAMGHRVHVVEGEAANVKITNPDDLALLHEAPALPRPCTGMGYDVHRYGPGRPMRLGGILIPAGPEVVAHSDGDVLLHALTDAVLGCAGLGDIGQHFPDKDPRFDNISSALLLDQALDMARQAGVRLCHADMTVVAQTPRLAPYREEIKKNIARLLALPPACVNLKASTEEGLGFTGRAEGIKAYAAVTAWAEDCPALVPPSPLQRDI, encoded by the coding sequence ATCAAACCCTGGGCCATACTTCTGGCGGCCGGGCAGGGCAGCCGCCTTGCCGCCGCCGCTGACGGCCGTGCCAAGCAGTTTCTGCACTGGCGGGGCGCGCCCCTGTACTGGCACTCCGCCAGGGCCATGAGCCGCAGCGCGGTAGTGGCGGGCATTGTTTTTGTTTTTCCCCAAAACGGACATGCGGAACACGAGGAGAGCCTGCGTGAGCTTCATGCGGCCGAAGATCTGGGCATTCCCTGGCTCACGGCTGTCGGTGGCGAAATGCGGCAGGATTCCGTACGTAACGCCCTGTGCGTGTTGCCCGCGGATGCCCGTCATGTACTTATCCACGACGCGGCGCGTCCTTTCCTGACGCCCGCTCTGGTGCGCAGCGTCTGCGAAGCTTTGCAGCGCGGCGCGTGCGGGGTTATTCCGGCCGTGCCCGTGACGGACACCATCAAGACCGTTACTGACGGCCTTGTCACAGGAACCTTGCCGCGTCAGGCCCTCATGGCTGTTCAGACGCCACAGGGCTTTTCTTCAGACCTTTTGCGCCAGGCGCATGCCCATGCCAGGGAAACGGGATTGAACGTCACGGATGACGCCTCCCTCCTGGAAGCCATGGGACACCGCGTTCATGTGGTTGAAGGCGAGGCTGCCAACGTGAAAATTACCAATCCCGACGACCTGGCCCTTTTGCATGAGGCCCCTGCCCTGCCGCGTCCCTGCACCGGCATGGGCTATGATGTGCACCGTTACGGCCCTGGCCGCCCCATGCGACTGGGGGGAATTCTCATTCCCGCAGGCCCCGAGGTTGTGGCCCACTCCGACGGCGATGTCCTCCTTCATGCCCTAACCGATGCCGTGCTCGGCTGCGCGGGCCTGGGCGATATCGGCCAGCACTTTCCCGACAAAGACCCCCGCTTTGACAACATTTCTTCGGCGCTTCTGCTGGATCAGGCTCTGGACATGGCGCGGCAGGCAGGCGTGCGCCTGTGCCACGCAGATATGACAGTTGTTGCCCAGACGCCACGCCTTGCGCCCTACCGCGAAGAGATCAAAAAAAATATCGCTCGCCTGCTGGCTCTGCCGCCCGCCTGCGTCAATCTTAAGGCCAGCACCGAGGAGGGACTGGGCTTTACGGGCCGCGCCGAGGGCATCAAGGCATACGCCGCTGTTACAGCGTGGGCAGAAGACTGCCCCGCTCTTGTGCCGCCTTCTCCATTGCAACGCGACATCTGA
- a CDS encoding long-chain fatty acid--CoA ligase, whose protein sequence is MNTELHRPWFAHYDAFVPRITEPWDKPLYAMLDEAADKYPNRPAIIFHNTRISYKKLHESAELFAGALKRLGVKTGQRVALMMPNMPQTVIAFWGIIKAGAVVVMTNPLYMEKEIMANMQDSGAEHIVMLDMLWPRVSALRDRLPLRNFIITGAADALSFPLNWLYRLKKGRSKKAPIPYDGKNVFEWKKLFKGAERYSAPIADPMHDPIMLQYTGGTTGLPKGVTLTHSNLGTNCSQVLDIINVKAEDHHTFISLLPFFHVYGLTTGLIIPIALAATTLPLPRYVPQDVLRLIAKHKPSIFPGAPSVYISLLQQKNLAQFNLHSIKICVSGSAPLPREIFRQFQETTGASILEGYGLTEASPITHCNPLGRQGQKPNSIGMPLPGTDARIVDMEGGSLTLPPGKMGELIVSGPQIMSGYWRRPDESASALRNGWLYTGDLATMDEDGYFYIVDRKKDMVIVSGYNVYPREVDEVLLEHPKVQEAVSVGIRDDVRGEVLKAYVVPQEGEELTKADIIAWCRQKLAGYKVPRLVEFRKELPKTIVGKVLRRALREEEEAKMAKRKQRKAQNGTPASAAGNGEEPMGHS, encoded by the coding sequence ATGAACACAGAACTGCACCGTCCCTGGTTTGCCCACTATGACGCCTTTGTCCCCCGCATTACCGAGCCGTGGGACAAGCCTCTATACGCCATGCTGGACGAAGCCGCGGACAAATATCCCAACCGCCCGGCGATCATTTTTCATAATACGCGCATTTCCTACAAAAAACTGCACGAATCTGCCGAACTTTTCGCAGGGGCGCTCAAGCGCCTTGGCGTAAAGACCGGCCAGCGCGTCGCCCTCATGATGCCCAACATGCCGCAGACGGTCATCGCCTTTTGGGGCATCATCAAGGCCGGGGCAGTGGTGGTCATGACCAATCCATTGTATATGGAAAAAGAAATCATGGCCAATATGCAGGACTCCGGGGCGGAACATATTGTCATGCTCGACATGCTCTGGCCGCGCGTTTCCGCTCTGCGTGACCGCCTGCCCCTGCGCAATTTTATCATAACCGGTGCGGCCGACGCCCTGTCTTTTCCCCTTAACTGGCTGTACCGTCTTAAAAAGGGCCGTAGCAAAAAGGCCCCCATCCCCTACGACGGCAAAAACGTTTTTGAGTGGAAAAAACTGTTCAAGGGCGCGGAGCGCTATTCCGCCCCCATTGCCGACCCCATGCATGACCCCATCATGCTCCAGTACACGGGCGGCACCACGGGCCTGCCCAAGGGCGTCACCCTGACGCATTCCAACCTGGGCACCAACTGCAGTCAGGTGCTGGACATCATCAACGTCAAGGCAGAAGACCACCACACCTTCATATCGCTTCTGCCCTTTTTTCATGTGTATGGTCTTACGACCGGGCTTATCATCCCCATTGCCCTGGCCGCCACCACCCTGCCGCTGCCCCGGTACGTGCCACAAGACGTGCTGCGCCTCATAGCCAAGCACAAACCCAGCATTTTCCCTGGCGCGCCTTCGGTGTACATTTCTCTTTTGCAGCAAAAAAATCTGGCCCAATTCAACCTGCACAGCATCAAGATATGCGTGTCCGGCTCGGCGCCGCTGCCAAGAGAAATCTTCCGCCAGTTTCAGGAAACTACCGGAGCATCCATTCTTGAGGGCTACGGGCTTACCGAGGCATCGCCCATCACCCACTGCAACCCCCTGGGCAGACAGGGGCAGAAGCCCAACTCCATTGGCATGCCCCTGCCCGGCACCGACGCCCGCATCGTGGATATGGAAGGCGGCTCCCTGACCCTGCCCCCCGGCAAGATGGGTGAACTTATCGTCTCGGGGCCGCAGATCATGAGCGGTTACTGGCGGCGGCCCGATGAGTCGGCCAGCGCCCTGCGCAACGGCTGGCTCTATACCGGCGACCTGGCCACCATGGATGAAGACGGCTATTTTTACATTGTGGACAGAAAGAAGGACATGGTCATTGTCAGCGGTTACAACGTGTACCCCCGAGAGGTGGATGAAGTACTGCTGGAACACCCCAAGGTTCAGGAAGCGGTGAGCGTGGGCATACGCGACGATGTTCGCGGTGAAGTGCTCAAGGCATATGTTGTGCCCCAGGAAGGGGAAGAACTCACCAAGGCCGACATCATCGCCTGGTGCCGCCAGAAGCTTGCCGGATACAAAGTGCCGCGCCTTGTGGAGTTCCGCAAGGAACTGCCCAAGACCATTGTGGGCAAAGTACTCAGGCGCGCTCTGCGCGAAGAGGAAGAAGCAAAGATGGCCAAACGCAAGCAGCGCAAGGCGCAAAATGGCACACCAGCCAGCGCGGCAGGGAATGGCGAAGAACCCATGGGGCATTCCTGA
- the dtd gene encoding D-aminoacyl-tRNA deacylase: MRILAQRVTEASVSVDGRQVAAIGPGIMALVGFGQEDGPDFNTSPAFQGMAHKLLGLRIFPGQGELAHKFHTSLEEFGGQLLLVPQFTLYADCRKGRRPSFTDAGNPDWARPMFDYFVKMVDESCAVSVSSGIFGADMAVRLCNWGPVTIWLDSANLFAS; encoded by the coding sequence ATGCGTATTCTGGCCCAAAGGGTCACGGAAGCTTCCGTCAGCGTTGATGGCCGCCAGGTGGCGGCCATCGGCCCTGGCATTATGGCTCTGGTGGGCTTTGGGCAGGAAGACGGGCCTGATTTCAATACAAGCCCGGCATTTCAGGGCATGGCGCATAAGCTGCTTGGTTTGCGCATCTTTCCCGGCCAGGGCGAACTTGCCCACAAGTTTCATACTTCGCTTGAAGAGTTTGGCGGCCAGCTTCTTCTTGTCCCCCAGTTCACCCTGTACGCAGACTGCCGCAAAGGGCGACGCCCATCCTTTACCGATGCGGGAAACCCCGACTGGGCAAGACCCATGTTTGACTATTTTGTGAAGATGGTTGACGAATCTTGTGCCGTCAGCGTATCTTCAGGCATCTTCGGTGCCGATATGGCGGTACGCCTGTGCAACTGGGGACCTGTCACCATATGGCTTGATTCGGCAAATCTTTTTGCCAGTTGA
- a CDS encoding STAS domain-containing protein has protein sequence MFTLQAESHKNVTVLRYLGDMLLPDVPQFSRQLEAHLLAPGIKQVILDLSHVDKVDSSGLGVLVSASTKSRGHGRRLVLLTPAPHVAELLKKVEIEGFFPTFDSEEELKGYIPDAAD, from the coding sequence GTGTTTACCCTGCAAGCGGAGTCTCATAAAAACGTCACGGTTCTGCGTTATCTGGGCGATATGCTCTTGCCTGATGTTCCCCAGTTCAGCCGCCAACTGGAAGCACACCTTCTGGCCCCTGGCATCAAACAGGTTATTCTGGATCTGAGCCACGTTGACAAGGTGGACTCCTCCGGGCTGGGAGTGCTTGTGAGCGCCAGCACCAAGAGCCGGGGGCACGGCAGAAGACTGGTTCTCCTGACACCGGCGCCTCATGTGGCGGAGCTTTTGAAAAAAGTGGAAATTGAGGGTTTTTTTCCCACTTTTGACAGCGAAGAGGAATTGAAGGGCTATATCCCCGACGCTGCGGACTGA
- a CDS encoding FapA family protein: MVQYYLRHYFNPDFDHLHLKPGGENGSSDVYSLGYVQNAIDGQVLAEIIPLEDAGPDPDPRFMLDQHKFPAGPNTRVDPQYPNYLLAAANGYVFYLDGKITVKCLLNVRQDISFQTGNIFFVGDMAIHGSVRAGFSVQANNVRIMGMVEGGVVRARRNLMIDGGVRGGAGQHSLVDAGGKLLSPFLEKVEARARDNIVIEKSCLYSTVYAGASIVVRELAYGGIINAYGSVYIGKQLGNKAGIPTKVYLGYDPLSIRQLEKIDSIIAQQSQTITHLNAVAGHLPPETNETSRKLEALRAQRQQLIKRRNDLWTRLSLDENYMHNCRLLVPGRIYPGVELSIGRAFLTIDSIHDKVVCRLVDNEIIIEHLQHSHLGAPQ; the protein is encoded by the coding sequence ATGGTGCAATACTATCTGCGGCATTACTTCAATCCCGATTTCGACCACCTCCACCTCAAACCGGGCGGAGAGAACGGCTCTTCTGACGTCTATAGCCTGGGGTATGTCCAGAACGCTATTGACGGGCAGGTGCTCGCTGAAATCATCCCCCTTGAAGACGCCGGGCCGGATCCTGACCCCCGCTTTATGCTTGACCAGCACAAGTTTCCGGCTGGCCCCAACACCCGCGTAGACCCCCAATATCCCAATTATCTGCTCGCTGCCGCCAACGGCTACGTGTTCTACCTCGACGGCAAAATCACGGTAAAATGTCTGCTCAATGTCCGTCAGGACATCAGCTTTCAGACAGGCAATATTTTCTTTGTGGGCGACATGGCCATTCACGGCTCCGTGCGGGCGGGCTTTTCCGTCCAGGCCAACAATGTGCGCATAATGGGCATGGTGGAAGGCGGCGTTGTGCGCGCCAGACGCAATCTCATGATTGACGGCGGCGTGCGGGGCGGCGCAGGACAGCACAGCCTGGTGGATGCCGGGGGCAAACTGCTCTCCCCCTTTCTGGAAAAAGTGGAGGCCCGCGCCCGCGACAATATCGTTATTGAAAAAAGTTGCCTGTATTCCACTGTGTATGCCGGAGCCAGCATCGTCGTCCGTGAACTTGCGTACGGGGGCATCATCAACGCCTACGGCAGCGTTTATATTGGCAAGCAGCTTGGCAACAAGGCCGGCATTCCCACCAAGGTCTACTTGGGCTATGACCCGCTGAGCATTCGCCAGTTGGAAAAAATCGACAGCATCATTGCCCAGCAGTCACAGACCATCACCCACCTCAATGCCGTTGCAGGACACCTGCCGCCCGAAACCAATGAAACGAGCCGCAAACTGGAGGCTCTGCGGGCGCAGCGCCAGCAGCTCATCAAGCGGCGCAACGATCTCTGGACTCGCCTTTCCCTGGACGAAAACTATATGCACAACTGTCGCCTGCTGGTGCCGGGGCGCATATATCCTGGCGTGGAGCTTTCCATCGGGCGTGCCTTCCTCACCATTGACAGCATCCACGACAAGGTGGTGTGTCGTCTGGTTGATAATGAAATTATCATCGAGCATTTGCAGCACTCTCATCTGGGCGCGCCTCAATGA